Genomic segment of Salvia hispanica cultivar TCC Black 2014 chromosome 2, UniMelb_Shisp_WGS_1.0, whole genome shotgun sequence:
AGAAGCTGCATGATCAAGGTGCTGTCTTTGTAGGACTCCTCGCCTAACGTATCCAACTCCGCAATCGCTTCATCAAAGGCCTGGTAAACACCTCAATTCATGTTTacattatacaaaaatattaaccGCTTTTTGTCATTTATTCTATATGCACGTACTTGTTTTGCTAGACTACAAGCGCGGTCGGGGGAGTTGAGAATCTCGTAGTAGAAAACGGAGAAGTTGAGAGCCAATCCAAGCCTGATTGGATGCGTTGGGGCCAGCTCCGTGTTAGCAATGTCCTGCacattcattttcaatttcaatatgGTCTCAAACAATATGTTTTTAAAGTCCAAAATTGATCTCCACATTTCTGATTAATAAagcaattttataaaatgacaacaaTAACTTTAAATTGCGTATGAACGTTACAATTTAAACAACATCATTTAATACACATAGTATAGATGAATACCTGAGCAGACACATCGTTTAATACACATAGTCAGTTAATGAGTCAAGTCCAAAATTGATCTCGCACATATGCACAAAACACTTATATGTTTTTAAACGTTTCAATTTAAACAACATCATTTAATACAAGTAATACCTGAGCAGACTTGTAGGCGGAGAGAGTGGACTCAGCGGCCTCTTTCCGCTCCGCGCCAGTCTTAAACTCAGCCAAGTACCGATGATAATCGCCCTTCATCTTAAGGTAAAAGACCTTAGAGTCGCCGGAGGAGGCGGAGGGGACGAGGCGGTCATCGAGCATCTTGAGGATGCCGTCGCAGATGGTGCAGAGCTCCTTCTCGATCTTGGAGCGGTAGGTCTTGATGGTGGCGACGTGGTCCCCGTTCCCTTTCGACTCCTCCTTCTGCTCGATGGAGGAGATGATCCGCCACGAGGCGCGCCTCGCCCCGATGACGTTCTTGTAGGCCACGGAGAGCAGGTTGCGCTCCTCCACGCTCAGCTCCTCCTTCTCCCCCAGCGCGCCCGACACCTTCTCCATGAACTCCACCATCTCCTCGTACCGCTCCGCCTGCTCCGCCAGCTTCGCCATGTACACGTTCTCCTCTCGCGATGCCTCCGCCATGATCAATACTCAGAGGATTTGGGAATAATTAAGGTGTGAGTCAAGATCCTAAAAGCTAAGGGGCTAGTTAAATTATATGGAGAGAGGGAATTGAGGAGATTCTTGTGTTTGCCGTTGCAATTTGAGAGGATGCGCTTAATATACGCTTCCTAGTGGGGATGTCCATTCACCCACCAtccatttctattttattttaccatataatagtagtatcaaataaaagagctacaaatattagtattgcTCCTATAAGAAAAATTACTATTGCTCCTATA
This window contains:
- the LOC125203369 gene encoding 14-3-3 protein 2-like; the protein is MAEASREENVYMAKLAEQAERYEEMVEFMEKVSGALGEKEELSVEERNLLSVAYKNVIGARRASWRIISSIEQKEESKGNGDHVATIKTYRSKIEKELCTICDGILKMLDDRLVPSASSGDSKVFYLKMKGDYHRYLAEFKTGAERKEAAESTLSAYKSAQDIANTELAPTHPIRLGLALNFSVFYYEILNSPDRACSLAKQAFDEAIAELDTLGEESYKDSTLIMQLLRDNLTLWTSDVQEEGADEIKEAPKAEEGQPQ